The genome window TCTTTTACTTCATCATCTTTCTCTTCAGTTGGGGCATGGACATTTATCACCCAGACATTGGTACAACAATTGGCATTAATGCGAATCGcacatttttcttcatttatgGATTTGTTGTCTATGAAGTTTATTTTGAACTCTTTCATCAATATGAAGATGATTCCAAACCCTCGTTTTCTTGATAGTGTGacacttttcaaaattgtgtgCAATTTCATGGCAGTATCTCGTtcacaactcatttcgttgatGGGTCGCTAGCGCCTGTTGATGTGCACTTTTAACAGCATCTGCTCGGTTATGAGCTCCAATATCCTAGGATCCAGGAGCATGGTAAGTTTTCGGTTTGCATGGTGATTTTCGCATTATCAACCCACTCCTAGATTCTTTATCTTGTTGTTGTAGATTGTGTTCAGTTATTGAGGACAACGGGTTGTAAGCTTATCGCTCCAAAATCCCCAATCTGGAGGGGTGCGGTTACTGTTTCTGCTTCAAGTCGTGGAAAACTTGTCTTTGATCCTTGTTCATTTGCAGCTTGTGAGAGATATTTGTAGATGGCCTTTCTTGGAATTTACATTGCTTCACCAATAAATTCAGCGATTCCGCTTGGAGCAAATATGTGCAGATAAGGTCAAGTCAATAATATTGTGCATGTCTCCAAGATTTTATCAAATCGGTTAACTTGACTGATTACAAaagtaaattttctttattttgtactcccgataattggtaatcctgATATTCCGTCCCAAATTATCAGTCCGTTGACGATTCGAATTATCGAGATTCTactgtattattatatttattcaacCATGAGAACAAACTTTAATTTCGGTTCAATACTTTCAGATTAGGTTACGAAGGAAGAGCTTGTGTCTTGCGAGGCATTTGTGAAGCTGCAACTGTTCCTTTCAGTTGGAAAAGTGGACTCCTAGGAGAGTTGCTCCACATCTTACTAACGTAATGACTTCTGAAATTATTTACAAGGACCATCAATAATtcacattttatatttttctttgcaGCCCGTCAACATCAGTAGAACCATTGACTAAACATTCTGATAATGAATATTTACATGCTGAGTACCTGGGAAAATCAGGTGCACCGTGTGAGCGTATCTTCAAGGAATGTAGAAAGTCGCTGCTGAGTGAATTTTCGGGGGTCTTTGTTGAACGATTTCAACTTAATATGTAGCTTATGATGTGAATTTCTTCTAATTTAAGTCAATAAGTGTATGCTGATGATCTTTATTTCTATTGTACAGACGCAGATAATTGTTCATTTTAATTTCTACTACTAATTATCGGAAAAGAATTAAATAGCAAGTACATTATTTTATAGAAACTATAAAATAGTTGTTAAGATATTTATGAGTGAAAAATTGCATCGTGAATATTGTAGATGGCAAGGATCACCAATGGCGCCAGAAGCTTCAGCATTCAAATAGCCATCCAAAAGTTTGTCTATGATTTCACCATCGCTTGAAGAAGGTCTAAATTTGATCAGAAGTCAATAAAGTAgaatttatctttatttattggaaaacttacgtgaaaaataaatgaaacaatTCTGTTATAGGGTGGAACTGTGAAAACGGGATTTGTGCTGCTTCACATATAGCTCTCAAAATACAATCTACACCATTATGTCCTCGACTAGATTAGTAAGTTGTTAGGTTGATAAAACATAGTTGtttttcaaatagaaaatattcGTACTTATCCAAGATATATTCCAAAGCTTTATAGGCTGCCAATCGTGGATTGAAAATACCCCTTTTTCGTTTCTCTgtgcttcttgttatcggtaatcCAGCAGCCGTGAGACCATAATAAAGTTGCGTAGCGTTGTAGGGTAACCAAAATTGTCCTTTTAATACAGCGCCAGTTGTAATTGTTTCTGCCTCGAGATCAACTGGTATACCAACGCCTGCAATAAACTTCAATTCTTAAAAGGTAGAATTCATTTTCAGAGAAAAGATAATTTTAATAGAACCTGCACACGCGTCGGGGCAGCTTGAGGGAAAATTAAAAAACGTTTTCTAATATTATGCATTGATTGCGTCTGAGAAGAACTTAGGGCGACCAAGACAAGACAAACGACTAGTGATAGCATAATTGAGCACGCAGGATTTTAAGTTATTAGTATTTGTTGGCGTGTGTTACTAATATTTATATCATGCCATAAGTTTATTTAGTAGAGAGGGTTCCATTAACGATCAGATGCTATATACAGATTTTTAAGAGGTATCATTCATTGGTTTGCAGTTTTAGATtggttttatattattatttctggTACATTAATTTATCTCATAtacttctttattttaaaaccTATTGCACATGTATATCTCATACTTTATGGAGGCAGCATGTGTTAATTACTTGCTTACTCTATAAGATACTTCTTGAATATCTGTTCTAACGATAAGCCGGATCAGAAATAGAAgtcgctgttttttttttgttcaatttttaagAGAATAGACATTGAGTCGAGTCAGATTTGTTTTCTGGATCTCCGTAAACGTCGTATTGAATTATTTTGGTTTAATTTCCGGTTCCTGACATTGCTGGCATCGAACGAGTACTTCCTCTTTTACCGCTCAATTAACCGAacagcattgattttcatcttgTGAAGAAATAGTAAATAATTATGTTTTTGAAAAACGAACTAGAAGCCCCTCTAAGTTTATCTTAGAGTCAGTAGCTCACAGTTGTCTGTTCTGTATAAATTGTAATTGGTCTCCCCTTTCGGAAAGCACTCTCTGAGCTGAGGAACCAACCGAGTTTGCAAGACTTCTATATACTGATCTTGCCTCATAATGTCTTTTACCACGTACAAACGTCCAGTACCTTTGCCGCTGATAACTGACCAGATTATAACCTTTGTAGGGTGCTTCACAGTTTGAACAACGCAGTTAGGATTACATTTTTCTCCAGCACGATGGCGCACAAACTGAGTTCTattctgcaaaatttcaaaGTGCTTTCATCGCTAAAGCAGACctatcaaaaatagaaaaataaatgagTATCCTAAGTATCAGTGCTTATCCTTCATTATTTCATAGTAAATGATGCATCTAATATCAACTTACAGATCTCTAGAAGTGAACATCTTTATCACGCCACTGTGTGGCCCATTTCCGACGTTTGGGTTTCATCGCAGCCGTTAACTTGGGCCTCTTGGCGGGTCGGCAGATCTTTAAATGTAAATCCTTTAATTTTCTATGTACAGTGCGCTCAGACGCAAATACATTAGCATCTTCCAGTTGAGATTTTAACTGTCTTGTGGTAGCACATCTGTTTTCTAGGCAAATTTTCCTTAGATATCTTTCTCACCTGGTAGTAAAAATGGATTTCCTACCGCATATATTCTTTCGTTTCGGGCTTAGTTTATGACCTGACTCCACTTTCTTCTTTATACATCGTACGGTGGCTTCAGACACCTTCAACCTTCATGATATTTCGCGGTTGGAAAACGTTTTCAGATCAATGAGGCCCTTTACTTCAGCTATTCTACGCGGTGAAAGgtccgagacctttcatatgataccctacatgactacatttgtgaaaaaaaatgtacacccccttttgcatgtatggggaccccccttaaattcgacgtaaaaggatgtaaatcactgtatgcgtgagcgttcacagttcccacctttccaccaaatttgatgtcaatcgctacaacagcctccgagaaaaatgcgtgtgacggacaggccgaaagtaaaccgattttaataaggttttgttttacacaaaaccttaaaaaggaagcgaAATAATCGATTACCTGACATGCAACTTGCCAAATGTGGAACGTGAAGAAAGCATACAGATGCCAGAAAACTTCAAAGAGAACTTAAGGctactaaaaaaaaattttcaactaTTCTGTCGCCTCATGCGTTAAGACAAATTAGGAGTATTTTAaggtaaaaacaaaagaaatataatAAGTACGTAATTTTTATTTGTG of Hermetia illucens chromosome 4, iHerIll2.2.curated.20191125, whole genome shotgun sequence contains these proteins:
- the LOC119653399 gene encoding uncharacterized protein LOC119653399, which encodes MSGVGIPVDLEAETITTGAVLKGQFWLPYNATQLYYGLTAAGLPITRSTEKRKRGIFNPRLAAYKALEYILDNRGHNGVDCILRAICEAAQIPFSQFHPITELFHLFFTPSSSDGEIIDKLLDGYLNAEASGAIGDPCHLQYSRCNFSLINILTTIL